The DNA segment ATCTTCAACGATCTGGGCACGGTCGACGCCTTCACCTGCCCGTATCATGGCTGGCGCTGGGAAATCGACGGCACCCTGACCTTCGCGCTGGATCCCGAGGATTTCCCCGAGGGCGACCCCTGCGGCAAGCTGACCCTGGAAGAAGTGAAGTGCGAAGAGTTCGCCGGCTTCATCTGGATCAACATGAATCCCGAAGCCGAAACCCTGAAGGAATATCTCGGCCCGATCTGGGACGACTGGAATTCCTACGGTTTCGACACCTGGAAGCGTTATCAGGCGATGCGTGTGCGTGCGCCGATCAACTGGAAGGTCGTGCTCGACAATTTCAACGAGTCGTACCATCTGCCGGCGGTGCATCCGGAATCGGATACGACCATCGAGGAAAACTACAAGTGGACCCAGTTCGACCTGTCGGATGAAGGCCACAACCGCATGATCATGAAGGCGGGCGTGCCGTCGCGTTCGCTGCAGGGCAAGAACGTGCCGCTGCTGCGCGAGCCGCTGATCTCGACCCTGAAGATGTGGGGCCTCGATCCTGCCGATTTCGAGGGCCGTGAATACGAGACCCGCGAAGCGATCCAGAAGGCCAAGCGCGAGGAAGGCAAGAAGCGCGGTTACACGCATTACGACAATCTGCGCGACGACCAGCTGACCGACGCCTATCACTACACGATCTTCCCGAACTTCGCCGTGACGGCCTGGGCGGATGGCTTCCACTTCCTGCGCGCCATTCCGCACCCGACCGACCCGACCAAGTGCGTGTTCGACAACTGGTGGTATGCCAGCCAGCCGGAAGGCGAGACCGCGCCGGTCTTCACCGCTGCTGGTCCGATTGATCGTGACGCCGAGGTCGATCTCGACGTGTTCGATTATGGCGAGAAGAGCCTGGGCTTCGCCATCGATCAGGACATGGGCGTGACCGCCGGCCAGCAGCTCGGCTTCCGCAGCCGCGGTTTCAACGGGGTCTACCTGTCCGGTCAGGAGCGCCGCATCCGCCGCTATCACGAAGTGATCGACGAATATATCGAGGGCAAGCGTCCCCTGAAGGGCAACTAAAGCCTTCCGGGGCCGAGGATCAAAGAGGGCGGCACGAGCGATCGTGCCGCCCTTTCCCGTTTCGGGGACTGCGGGATCAGGCGATCAGCCCGGCGATGGCCGCCGTCATGCAGGTGGCCATCGTTCCCGCGACGATGGATTTCAGGCCCAGGCTCAGGATGTCGCCCCGCCGGTCCGGCGCCATGGCGCTCATGCCGCCGATCATGATGCCGAGGCTGCCGAAATTGGCGAAGCCGCACAAAGCATAGGTCATGATCAGACGCGACTGCGGCGACAGCGCGCCTTCCGGCAGCGCGGTCATTTCCGCATAGGCGAGAAGCTCGTTGAGGATGACCTTGGTTCCGAGCAGCCCGCCGGCCGTCTGGGCTTCGCTCCAGGGAACGCCCATCAGCCAGGCCAGCGGCGCCATGCCCCAGCCCGCGATCCGCTGCAGGGTGAGGGGCGCGCCGCCCACATCGGGCAGCAGGCCGATGATGCCGTTGATCAGCGTGACCAGCGCCACCAGCACGATCAGCATGGCGATGATGTGCAGCAGCAGGGTGATGCCATTGGTCGTGCCGCGCGTGATGGCATCCATGTTGCTTTCCGCCTCGGACCGCGGCACGGCCAGCGTCTGGTCCTGCGGCCTCGCGGACGGCGGCACCATCAGCGCGGCGATCATGATGGCCGCCGGGGCGCTGACGACCGAGGCGGTCACCAGATGGCCCGCCGCGTTGGGCACCATCGGTCCGAGCATGGCCGCGTAAAGCACGAGCATGGTCCCGGCGATCCCGGCCATGCCGCCGACCATCACCAGGAACAGGTCGCCCCGGTCCATGCGCGACAGATAGGGACGGATCAGCATGGGCGCCTCGATCATGCCGACGAAGACATTGGCGGCGGTGCTGAGGCCGACGGGACCGCTGACGCCCAGGGTACGGTTGAGCGCCCAGGCAAAGCCGCCGACGATGACCGGAAGCACCCGCCAGTAGTAGAGGAGGGCGCTGAGCGCGCTGACCACGAGGACGAGGGGTAGGGCATTGAACGCGAGAATGAAGGTCGAACCGCTGCCCGTCGCCGCGAACGGCGATACGCCGCCGCCCAGATAGCCGAACACGAAGCTGGTCCCCGCCGTGGTCGCATCCTGCATGGCATTCACCACGCGGTTCACGCCAGAGAAGGCGTCGCGGGAGCCCGGGAGACGCAGGAACAGCAGCGCCAGCATCACCTGCAGCGCCAGCGCGCCGAGAACCATCTTGGCGCGAAAGGCGCGGCGATCCTCGCTCATCGCCCATGCGAGCGCGGTCAGCACCACGATACCCAACACTGCCTGCACGCCCGTTCCCCCTTGATGTCGGCCCATCCTCATTGGGGATGGGAGACGCGGGGCAGGCAAGGTTTTCTTTCCCCGCGACTTACTTTGTCACGTCCATGGGGTATAAAACCTGCACGCAAGAATGTAGGGAAAACGAGTGATGAGCACGACACAAGACCTGCCGCAACGCCTGGCGCCCCTGACCGGCGCCACCAATTTCCGCGATCTGGGCGGCTATGAAGCCGCCGACGGGCGGACGGTGAAATGGCGGCATCTGTACCGGTCCAATTCGCTGGCGGCGCTGACAGACGAGGATCTGGAGCATGTGGGCGGCCTCAACATCAGGCTGATCTGCGACCTGCGCCGGGACGAGGAGTGCACCGAGGCGCCGACCCGGCTTCCCAAAGTCAACGCACCCGAAATCCTGCAGCTCGCCATCGGGCCGGAGCGCAAGGATTCCAAGCTCTATGAGTATCTGGCGAGCGGCGACGCCACGGAATCGCAGATGCGCGCCGTGATGCAGGACATCTACCGTGAGTTCGCCATCAAGTTCGCGCCGCAATATGCCGAGTTCATGCGCCGGGTGGCCCGTGCCGACCAGTTGCCGCTGCTGTTCCACTGCGCCGCCGGCAAGGACCGTACCGGCTTCGCCGCCGCCCTGATCCTGGAGACGCTCGGCGTCTCGCGCGAGACCATCCTCGAGGATTACGCGCTGACCAATCAATACCTGAAGCGCAACGTCGCCGAGCGCTTCCCGCACCTGAAGTCGCCCGAGCTGTTCCACACCATGATGGCCGCCAATCCCGACTATCTGCTCGCGTCCTATGCCGCGGTGGATGACGCCTATGGTAGCTTCGACGGCTATCTGACGGATGGGCTGGGCGTTTCGGCTAAGACGCGCGAAGAGCTGCGCGGCCTGCTGCTCGAATAGGCAGCTGCCGCCCGCTGGCGGTGCGAAGCCGTCCGGGCAACCGGGCGGCTTTTTCATGTGTGACTTGTTGTTGTAATGGAAACAGTCGGTTTCAACCTTTTCTATTTTTAACTTATCACCAAAACGTCACTGTCATGGTGTCGCGGCGGTAGCACACTGGTCCGGGACGCGCTGTTCACATCCAACGAGGGAGTTCCGCCCATGTCCGTCACCGCAACCATCACGCCCGGCGCCACCCTGCTCGATCCGCAGGACCACACGCTGATCATGATCGACCATCAGTCGCAGATGGCGTTCGCCACCCATTCCATCGACGCCGTCTCGCTGCGCAACAACGCGGCGCTCGTCGCCAAGGCGGCGGCCGGTTTCGGCGTCTCGACCATCCTGACCACCGTGGCCGAGAAATCGTTCTCCGGCCCCATGTTCGATGAGATCGCCGCCGCCTTTCCGGGCCTCGGCGCGCTGGATCGAACCAGCATGAACGCCTGGGAAGACGCGGCCGTCGTCAACCGGATCAACGAGATCGGCAAGGGCCGCATCGTGCTCGCCGGCCTGTGGACCTCCGTATGCATCGTCGGTCCCGCGCTCAGCGCGCTGGACCAGGGCTTCGAGGTCTATGTGATCGCCGACGCGTGCGGCGATGTCTCCGCCGAGGCGCACGAGCGCGCCATGGACCGGATGGTGCAGGCGGGCGTGCGTCCGATGACGTCCCTGCAATATCTGCTCGAGCTGCAGCGCGACTGGGGCCGGGGCGAGACCTACGACATGACCACGGGGATCGCCAAGCAGCATGGCGGGGCATACGGCCTTGGCATCATCTATGCCAAATCCATGTTCGGGGCCCAGGAACACGCCTGAGTCGCCTTGGGCCACGGATTGCGCCGCGCCGCGATCCGTGGCCTGATTTTCCGGGAGAACGCTCATGTCGATACGTCTTACCCGGCGGCAGACTTTGGCGGGCGCATCCGCCCTCGGCCTCGCCGCCGCCCTCGGCCCCAGCTTCAGCCAAACAGGAAACGCCCTCATGCCCGATCGCGACCTGATCCTGGTCAATGGCAAGTTCACCACGCTCGACCGCGCCAATCCCCGCGCCGATGCCGTCGCCGTCCGGGCGGGCCGGTTCCTGGCGGTGGGCGATGAAAAGTCGGTGCGCGCCGCCGCCGCGCCCGATGCGCGGATCATCGATCTGGGCGGCCGGCGCGCTATTCCCGGCCTGATCGACAGCCACATGCACATCATCCGCGGCGGTCTGAACTACAACATGGAACTGCGCTGGGACGGTGTGCCGTCGCTGGCCGATGCCATGGCCATGCTCAAACGCCAGGTGCTGGTGACGCCGCCGCCGCAATGGGTGCGGGTCGTCGGCGGCTTCACGGCGCACCAGTTCGCGGAAAAGCGGCTGCCGACGCTGGACGAGATCAACGCCGCCGCGCCAGATACGCCGGTCTTCATCCTGCACCTTTACGACAGGGCGCTGCTCAACCGCGCGGCGCTGCGGGTCGTTGGCTACACCCGGGACACGCCCAATCCGCCGGGCGGCGAGATCGTGCGCGATGCCTCGGGCGAGCCGAGCGGCCTGTTGCTGGCCCAGCCGAACGCCACCATCCTCTATTCCACCCTGGCGAAAGGCCCCAAGCTGCCGCCGGAATACCAGCTCAATTCCACCCGACATTTCATGCGCGAGTTGAACCGGCTGGGCGTGACCGGCGTGATCGACGCGGGCGGCGGCTTCCAGAACTATCCGGAAGATTACGCGATCATTGAAAAGCTGCATGGCGACGGCCAGCTCACCGTCCGCATCGCCTACAATCTGTTCACCCAGAAGCCGAAGGAAGAGTTGCGCGACTTCGCGTCCTGGGCGGGACAGGTGGCGCCGGGCGATGGCGACGACACCTACCGTCACAACGGGGCGGGCGAGATGCTGGTCTATAGTGCCGCGGATTTCGAGGATTTCCGCGTGGAGCGGCCGGACATGCCGCCGAACATGGAAGGCGACCTGGAGCCGGTGATTCGCCTGCTGGCCGAGAAGCGCTGGCCGTGGCGGCTCCACGCCACCTACAACGAGACCATCAGCCGGGCGCTGGATGTGTTCGAGAAGGTGAACCGGGACATCCCGTTCGATGGCCTGCATTGGTTCTTCGACCACGCCGAGACCATCGACCAGCGCAATATCGACCGGATCGCCGCGCTGGGCGGGGGCATCGCCGTGCAGCACCGGATGGCGTATCAGGGCGAATATTTCGTCGAGCGCTATGGCGCCAAGGCCGCCGAGGCGACGCCGCCGATCCAGCGCATGCTGGCCTCGGGCGTGCCGGTCGGCGCGGGCACCGACGCGACGCGGGTCGCCAGCTACAATCCCTGGGTGTCGCTGTCCTGGCTGGTGACGGGCCGGACCGTGGGCGGGCTGACGCTTTACCCGGCCGCCAACCGGGTGGACCGCGAGACGGCGCTACGGCTGTGGACCGAAGCGAATACCTGGTTCTCCAGCGAGCCGGGCAAGAAGGGCCGGATCGAGGCTGGCCAGCTCGCCGATCTCGCCGTGCTGTCCGATGATTTTTTCAGCGTCGCCGAACCGGAGATCGCCCATCTTTCCTCGGTCCTGACGCTGCTCGGCGGCCAGGCGGTGCACGGCGAAGGGGACTTCGCGTCGCTGGCGCCGCCACTGCCGCCGCCCGCGCCCGACTGGTCGCCTGTCGCCACCTTCGGCGGCTATTACCGCCGCCCGGAGAACACCGCCCATCTGGCGGCGGCCTGCGGCTGTGGCACGGGCTGTGCCGTGCATGGCCACGATCACGCCGCGGCGCTGGGCGTCCGCGCGCCGGCGGCGGACGAGCGCAGCTTCTGGGGCGCGCTCGGTTGCGCCTGCTGGGCGGTCTGAGATGACCACCGCAGGCGAGACCGGACCCCTTCGCCTGCCGCTGTTCCGGGCGCTGTGGATCGCCACCATCGTCTCCAATGTGGGGACGTGGATGCACGATGTGGGCGCCGGCTGGCTGATGACGTCGCTGTCGTCGGACCCGCTGATGGTGGCGCTGGTCCAGGCGGCGACGACCCTGCCCATGTTCCTGTTCGCGCTGCCGGGCGGGGCGCTGGCCGATATCGTCGACCGACGCCGTCTGCTGCTGGCGGCACAGGCCTGGAGCCTGCTGTCGGCGGCGGCGCTGGCGGTGCTGACACTCCTCGGGCTGACCGACCCGCTTGTTCTGCTGGCGCTCACCTTCTCGCTGGCCACGGCGGCGGCGCTCAATGCCCCCGCGTTCCAGGCCATCGTGCCCGAGCTGGTGCCGCGCGAGACTCTTCCCCAGGCGGTGGCGCTGAACAGTCTGGGCGTGAATATCTCCCGGGCCATCGGGCCGGCTTTGGGCGGGCTGATCATCGCGGCGGCGGGACCCGCGGCGGTCTTCGTGCTGAATGCGGTCTCGGTGCTCGGCGTCATGCTGGTGCTGTACCGCTGGCGCCGCACGCCAGCGGCGTCCCACCTGCCGCCGGAACATTTCCTGGGTGCGCTGCGGGCCGGCGCGCGCTATGTGCGCCAATCGCCCGAGCTGCGTGTCGTGCTGGTGCGCAGCATCGCGTTCTTCCTGTTCGCCAGCGCCATCTGGGCGCTGCTGCCCGTGATTGCCCGGCGCGACATGGGGCTCGGCCCGGCGGAATATGGCGGCCTGCTGGCTTTCATGGGTGGCGGCGCCGTGACCGGCGCCATGCTGCTGCCGCGCCTGCGCCGGTATGTGTCCGCCAATGTCCTGACCATCGCGGCCAGCGCCGCCTTCGCGCTCGTCGCGATCGCTCTGTCGCGGGCGACGGACTACTGGATGGCTTGCGCGGTGATGGCCGTGGCGGGCATGGCGTGGATCGCCATGCTGTCCTCGCTCAACGTGGCGGCGCAGATGTCGGCGCCGGCCTGGGTCAAGGCTCGCGCGCTCGCCGTCTACATGGTGGTGTTCCAGGGCGCGATGACGGCTGGCAGCACGCTCTGGGGCGCGCTGGCGGCGCAGACGGACGTGCGCACGGCGCTGACGGTCGCCGCCGCCGGTCAGGTGCTGGCGCTCGCCGTCGCCTTCCGCTACCGGCTGGGCGGCGATGCGCGGCTTGACCTGTCACCCTCCATGCACTGGCCGGCCCCCGAGGTCAGCGGCGACGTGCGGCCGGACAGGGGGCCTGTGATGGTCACCGTCGAATACCGGATCGATCCGCTGCGGGTCCCAGAGTTCACGCGCGCCATGGGCGAGATGCGCCGCATCCGCCGCCGCGACGGCGCCATGAGCTGGAGCCTTTACGAGGACGCCGCTCGACCGGGCCTGAT comes from the Iodidimonas sp. SYSU 1G8 genome and includes:
- a CDS encoding aromatic ring-hydroxylating dioxygenase subunit alpha, whose translation is MATKLRDVNDWRSQPSPKWAEPELKGHKIPGYRYHSEEFWKQEWENMWTKVWLLLGRASDIPEVGDYQMEEVGPESFLMVRQEDNSIRAFYNVCQHRGARLIFNDLGTVDAFTCPYHGWRWEIDGTLTFALDPEDFPEGDPCGKLTLEEVKCEEFAGFIWINMNPEAETLKEYLGPIWDDWNSYGFDTWKRYQAMRVRAPINWKVVLDNFNESYHLPAVHPESDTTIEENYKWTQFDLSDEGHNRMIMKAGVPSRSLQGKNVPLLREPLISTLKMWGLDPADFEGREYETREAIQKAKREEGKKRGYTHYDNLRDDQLTDAYHYTIFPNFAVTAWADGFHFLRAIPHPTDPTKCVFDNWWYASQPEGETAPVFTAAGPIDRDAEVDLDVFDYGEKSLGFAIDQDMGVTAGQQLGFRSRGFNGVYLSGQERRIRRYHEVIDEYIEGKRPLKGN
- a CDS encoding nucleoside transporter C-terminal domain-containing protein, with translation MQAVLGIVVLTALAWAMSEDRRAFRAKMVLGALALQVMLALLFLRLPGSRDAFSGVNRVVNAMQDATTAGTSFVFGYLGGGVSPFAATGSGSTFILAFNALPLVLVVSALSALLYYWRVLPVIVGGFAWALNRTLGVSGPVGLSTAANVFVGMIEAPMLIRPYLSRMDRGDLFLVMVGGMAGIAGTMLVLYAAMLGPMVPNAAGHLVTASVVSAPAAIMIAALMVPPSARPQDQTLAVPRSEAESNMDAITRGTTNGITLLLHIIAMLIVLVALVTLINGIIGLLPDVGGAPLTLQRIAGWGMAPLAWLMGVPWSEAQTAGGLLGTKVILNELLAYAEMTALPEGALSPQSRLIMTYALCGFANFGSLGIMIGGMSAMAPDRRGDILSLGLKSIVAGTMATCMTAAIAGLIA
- a CDS encoding tyrosine-protein phosphatase; translation: MSTTQDLPQRLAPLTGATNFRDLGGYEAADGRTVKWRHLYRSNSLAALTDEDLEHVGGLNIRLICDLRRDEECTEAPTRLPKVNAPEILQLAIGPERKDSKLYEYLASGDATESQMRAVMQDIYREFAIKFAPQYAEFMRRVARADQLPLLFHCAAGKDRTGFAAALILETLGVSRETILEDYALTNQYLKRNVAERFPHLKSPELFHTMMAANPDYLLASYAAVDDAYGSFDGYLTDGLGVSAKTREELRGLLLE
- a CDS encoding hydrolase, with amino-acid sequence MSVTATITPGATLLDPQDHTLIMIDHQSQMAFATHSIDAVSLRNNAALVAKAAAGFGVSTILTTVAEKSFSGPMFDEIAAAFPGLGALDRTSMNAWEDAAVVNRINEIGKGRIVLAGLWTSVCIVGPALSALDQGFEVYVIADACGDVSAEAHERAMDRMVQAGVRPMTSLQYLLELQRDWGRGETYDMTTGIAKQHGGAYGLGIIYAKSMFGAQEHA
- a CDS encoding amidohydrolase; translation: MPDRDLILVNGKFTTLDRANPRADAVAVRAGRFLAVGDEKSVRAAAAPDARIIDLGGRRAIPGLIDSHMHIIRGGLNYNMELRWDGVPSLADAMAMLKRQVLVTPPPQWVRVVGGFTAHQFAEKRLPTLDEINAAAPDTPVFILHLYDRALLNRAALRVVGYTRDTPNPPGGEIVRDASGEPSGLLLAQPNATILYSTLAKGPKLPPEYQLNSTRHFMRELNRLGVTGVIDAGGGFQNYPEDYAIIEKLHGDGQLTVRIAYNLFTQKPKEELRDFASWAGQVAPGDGDDTYRHNGAGEMLVYSAADFEDFRVERPDMPPNMEGDLEPVIRLLAEKRWPWRLHATYNETISRALDVFEKVNRDIPFDGLHWFFDHAETIDQRNIDRIAALGGGIAVQHRMAYQGEYFVERYGAKAAEATPPIQRMLASGVPVGAGTDATRVASYNPWVSLSWLVTGRTVGGLTLYPAANRVDRETALRLWTEANTWFSSEPGKKGRIEAGQLADLAVLSDDFFSVAEPEIAHLSSVLTLLGGQAVHGEGDFASLAPPLPPPAPDWSPVATFGGYYRRPENTAHLAAACGCGTGCAVHGHDHAAALGVRAPAADERSFWGALGCACWAV
- a CDS encoding MFS transporter; translated protein: MTTAGETGPLRLPLFRALWIATIVSNVGTWMHDVGAGWLMTSLSSDPLMVALVQAATTLPMFLFALPGGALADIVDRRRLLLAAQAWSLLSAAALAVLTLLGLTDPLVLLALTFSLATAAALNAPAFQAIVPELVPRETLPQAVALNSLGVNISRAIGPALGGLIIAAAGPAAVFVLNAVSVLGVMLVLYRWRRTPAASHLPPEHFLGALRAGARYVRQSPELRVVLVRSIAFFLFASAIWALLPVIARRDMGLGPAEYGGLLAFMGGGAVTGAMLLPRLRRYVSANVLTIAASAAFALVAIALSRATDYWMACAVMAVAGMAWIAMLSSLNVAAQMSAPAWVKARALAVYMVVFQGAMTAGSTLWGALAAQTDVRTALTVAAAGQVLALAVAFRYRLGGDARLDLSPSMHWPAPEVSGDVRPDRGPVMVTVEYRIDPLRVPEFTRAMGEMRRIRRRDGAMSWSLYEDAARPGLMIETFVLESWLEHLRQHERVTHTDHALQDEVQKYHLGPDKPVVRHLIAPET